TGAGATTTCTCACCAACGGTCTCCCCCCCAGTGTGAGAGAGACGCCATTGAGGCTCAAACTCATGGCGTTAGAGGTGTCTGTGCAGGCTGGTCTGGGCGCAGAATCATGGTGGATCTCACTTGCCCGCCCTCATTCGGAACGGCCAAAGCCCTTTCATCTTCAAGGTTGTATGTCACTCTCTCTGCTTGCAGTGTGCTGCCATCCTCCTGAATCACATCCACATCACCACTGAGCACCAGGCGACCTTCACGGCTGAAGTATTGGGCTTGTCGCGATGTGGCCACCATTCCCCTTGCGGGGTAAACGATCCGAACATTGCCGGACGCAGTGACCACACCTGTGACATTGTCAGCGCTCTGGCTGTCTGACTCGATGGTGATCAGGCCGTCATCCATCGCCCCTGCATCATCGGATGTCGCAGGCAGGGGCTGGGAGCGCACGAGCCCAACGGACGCCAGTGCCACCATCAAGAACAGGAGGCGTGTCAAGGCTGGAATGACAGTCATCGAACGCGACTTGAACACTGGTGCTCGGCGATTGACCATCAGGTGGTCATGATCCCACGGCATCATTCGTGAAAGAGAGGGTTGGGGGCGGATCGTTGTCCGGGTTCCCATCGTTTTGAAGTGAATAAAGGCGAGAGCTAGCCACCACGTGCAGTGCCATGAGATCTAGCCCCAAGGCTGATGGCAGTGACGGCTTGATACGTCCAATCCCCTCGCCCAGAAGGATGGTTGCCCCGCGCGTGTTTCCGCGCTCGAGGTGAACATGGGCAACTGCGATTTGAAGGATGCCCTGGAGCAATCGTCTGTTGGGATCGACCTGCTCATGCCAGAGCTCTTCAAAAGCATCATGGGCTTCATACCAGGCCCCTGAGTTGAACAACTCAAGAGCCCTCGTGAAACGAGCGTCTTCAGACAGGTTCAACGTTTTGACTTAGCCGCCTTCTTAGAGGGCAGTTTGCGAAGACGGATGGATTCTGGCGTTACTTCGAGCATTTCATCGGGACCGATGTACTCAAGGGCACGCTCGAGCGTCATCTGAACAGGAGACTGAAGGGTATCGAGTTCTTCTGCACCAGCTGAACGCATGTTGGTGAGCTGTTTGGTCTTGCAGACGTTGATCTCCAGATCCTGAGGACGATTGTACTCACCAATAATCATGCCCTTGTACACCTTGGTACCAGGGGAAATGAAGAACTGACCACGGTCTTCGGCGTTCTTGAGGGCATAGAAGGTTGCGGTACCTTCCTCGAAAGCAATCAGCACGCCATTGCGTCGTGTATCGAAATCGCCGAGCATCGGACGATATTCAAAGAACGAGTGACTCATGATCCCTTCGCCTCGAGTCGCTCGGATGAATTCGCCCCGGAAACCAATCAGGCCTCGAGATGGCACTACAAATTCCAGCTGGGTTCTGCCGTCCTGACCAGTCTCCATGTTCTGCATCTCGCCCTTGCGCGTACCGAGCTTCTCAATGCAACTGCCCACTGACTCCTCGGGCACATCCATCACCAGTGTTTCCACCGGTTCACAGGGAGTGCCGTCAATCGTGCGGTAGATCACCTGTGGTTGGGACACCTGGAATTCGTAGCCCTCACGGCGCATGGTTTCAATCAAAATGCCCAGGTGAAGTTCACCGCGGCCACTAACGGCGAAGCGATCCGGAGAATCGGTGTCTTCAACACGCAGAGCCACGTTGGTTAGCAGCTCGCGCTGAAGGCGATCTCTCACCTGGCGGCTGGTCACAAATTTGCCTTCCTGACCAGCGAAGGGTGAATCATTGACCACAAAGGTCATCTGAAGCGTTGGTTCGTCAACCTTGATCAGAGGCAAGGCCAAAGGCTCGTCTGGACAAGCAATGGTTTCGCCAATATTCACGTCATCAAAGCCTGCAACAGCGACGAGATCTCCTGCTGAAGCCGTTTCGATTTCAACCCTTTGCAAGCCTTCAAAACCGAGAAGCTTGCTGATACGTCCTTTTTTGACGCTTCCGTCATCTTTGATCAGCGCAGCATTTTGCCCCTGCTTGATCCTGCCGTTGTGTACGCGGCCAATGATGATTCGACCAAGAAAATCGGAATAATCAAGTGTTGTGATCTGGAGCTGAAGAGGCTTTTCGGGGTCGCCAACCGGAGGCGGAACATGGCGCAGGATGGCATCAAACAGCGGCCGCATATTTTCGCTGTCTGTCTTCATGTCCGGCTTAGCGAAACCTCCCAAGCCACTCCCGAACAAATAAGGGAAGTCGCACTGATCGTCGTCAGCACCCAACTCGATGAACAGATCCAACACTTTGTCGACCGCTGTTTCGGGGTCGACACGGGCTCGGTCGATTTTGTTGACAAAAACAATCGGGCGAAGTCCCTGCTCGAGAGCCTTTTTCAGCACAAAGCGGGTCTGGGGCATGGGACCCTCGTTGGCATCAACAATCAGTAGACAACCGTCCACCATGCCAAGCACCCGCTCCACTTCGCCGCCGAAGTCGGCGTGGCCAGGGGTATCAACGATGTTGATGCGCGTGTCGTTGTAGTTGACCGCTGTGTTCTTGGAGAGAATGGTGATTCCGCGTTCACGCTCCAGATCGTTTGAGTCCATCACGCAGGTGGGAACTGCCTCGTTGTCCCGGAAAATGCCCGACTGGGCCAGCAGAGAGTCGACCAAGGTCGTCTTGCCATGGTCAACGTGGGCGATGATCGCGATGTTGCGAATCGCCTTTTGCTGGGCGCTCATGGGGGTCCGTGTTGGGGGCGAAGGGTCGCTGGGACGCCCGCAGGCGCAGCCGGTGAAGACTATCTCAACGTGAGATCGATGGAGTCCCCTGCGCATGATCTGCGCGAAGACTGCCCCGGGTGACACCGAGGCGATGTTCAATCTGTTCGCGGCACCACACCTCGGCAGAGGGCATGCGTCCACGCAGTGCCTCGCCGTAAAGCAGCACGCGCCGCTTGGCGTCCTCTGCATCTTCATCGAGGAGATCCAACCGGAAATGCCTTAACCCGCGCGAACGCATGGCTGGGAAGGCCTCGATCCCGGTTTGAGCAGTTCCGTTGAACAGTGTGTTGCGACATCCGAGGTCTGCTCGCAAGGGGTGCTCAACACCGCTGCGGTCCTTGAGCAGAACGGTGTGGGACTCACAGGGCCTACCGCAATCCGTGTGGTCGTGCCCATCAGAGAGCAGTGCGCAGAACAGGCAATGCTCCATATGAAAGAGAGGCATGTGTTGGTGCAGCACGATCTCCAGCCGATCAGAGGGTGAGTTCTCGGCTAAATCCAGCAGCTGCTGGAGGTTCAAGTCACAACTCGCTGTGACCCGTTGCAGTCCCCAGCGCTCAAGGAACCAAAGCAGGCTGAGAGGATTGGCCACATTGAGGCTGAAATCGCCCCGGCAGGGGGCTAACTCGCAGAGTCGTTCGAGCTGATCGGCATTGCGCACAAGGAAGCCATCGGGGTTGGCACGCACAAGTGGGTCCAATGTCCACCCCTCGTCGGGACGCGTCACCTTGGAGCCGGTCAACCAGATGCCATCACTCCAGCAACCCCGGGCTATAGACACGGCCTCCTTGAGCTCACGGGGCTGCTCCAGGTCGGCAACGACCCCCTGAATCGGCGTTTCATCGCCGAGCTCCATCAGGCCCTTGAGCTGATCAAGACTTCTCACCAGCACCGTAAGACGAGGGGACTGATCGCCTGTGTCTGTTGGTAGTCGGTTCATGCAGTTCCGGATCAGCTGGCGTCGCTCCTCTCGCTTGGGTGGTGCAGGCCATTGATGGTGTGTTGTTCCAGGGTTCCCCGGAACAACACCCGCTTCCGCCATCACCTGAAGCAAAGCTCGACGCAGACGGTTGAGATCGCCAACTGGCAGAAACAGCGACTCAGAGAGTTCAATCCTGAGATGTTCAAGTCGCCAGCCTGTTCCCCCAAGACGTCCAAGCTGAGCGATCAGACGCTCACGATTGAGACCATGGTCCTTGGCTGGCTCGAGCAAGCGGTCACTGTGAACCGCCAATGGTTGGCCCTTTGAGCAGTGCGGTGCCTCCAGTTCGAGCACCAGTGGCTCACCGATTCGCCCGCGAACGACCAGGGAAAGCGCCGCGTCCTTCGGTGGGGTTTCTCGACCGGCTTGACGGCTCCAGGTGGAGTGCCACTGGGGATCACTGGTCAGCCAGACGGGAGCTCCGGTGCGGAGCCCCCTTGAATCAACCCGGCCTGGCCCCAGCTTCAGACGCCAGCAGCCTGGTCTTGAAGACACAGCGTCCATAATCCTGCCTCCAACCTCTCGGGGAACCTGAAAGGCCCCACCCTCTGCGGCAGCAACTTCAAGCACGACGCCCTGACCGCGGATTGGCTCGATCTCTGCCTGAACCTCGATCCAGCCGTTGGGATGCACCTTGACAAGATGACCGAGGGACGGACCCCGTTTCTTGCTCCAGCGGCCATGCACCAGAGCCGCATGATCAATGCCCTCAAGCCAACCTGTGCTCAGGCCCCGTGAAAAACCGAGCTCCAGCTGACGTCGAACGCTATCGGGGTCCTCAAGGATGCCGTCAAGAGCGCGGCGATAGACATCGGTAACTGCAGCAACGTAGGTCGCACTTTTCAGCCTTCCCTCAATTTTGAGGCTGCTGATGCCGATGCTCGCGAGTTCAGGGATTAAGGACCATGCAGCAAGATCCTGGGGTGAGAGCAAATAACGTTGTTCTTGAAGGTCACGCTCCTCACCATCCACGATGAATTGGTAGGGGAGACGACAAGCTTGGGCGCATTCCCCCCTGTTGGCACTGCGCTGGCCAAGAGATTCGCTGGTCAGGCACTGGCCTGAGTAAGCCACACACAGCGCGCCATGAACAAAAACTTCGAGCGGCACATCAAGCTGGCGCTTCTTGAGCTGTTGCTGGACACGTTGGAGGTCTTTGAGCGTGAGTTCCCGCGCCATCACAACCCGCTCGCAACCAGCGGCGGCGGCTTGAGCAACACCTGCGGCACTGGTGACCGACATCTGGGTTGAAGCATGCAAGGTCAGGCCAGGCACAAGCTCTTTGGCGAGAAGGCAGAGACCAAGGTCCTGCACAATCAAGGCATCGACCTTGGCCATCCAGCACTCCACCAACAGCTCGGAGACCTGCTCGAGCTCTTCGGTGAAAACCAAAACATTGAGGGTGAGAAACCCCTTGACGCCACGCGCATGCAACCAGCCCATGATTTCGGGGAGATCACGACTGTTGAAATTTTCAGCTCGCAGTCGGGCATTGAAGCTCTCAACCCCGAAATACACCGCGTCAGCTCCTCCAGCGACGGCAGCCTTGAGGGCATCCCAATCTCCAGCAGGTGCAAGGAGTTCCGGTAGGAAGGCCATCGTCACCGACCGGCAGCCAACCTTCGGGCCGGTTCAAACGCACGTAGGGCCTCTGATGATCCTTCAAAACGCCAATGCCAGGGCTCGTAACTCACCCCCTGGGGGTTAACGACCGGAAATGAAAGCGTGAAGTGGTAACTGGCTGCATGGTCTTGCAACCAACGGAAGGCGCGCGTGTTTTCAAAGGATTGCGAGAGGTTCGTGGCGGGATCTTCACCGTCCCCGAGATCAACGGCAAATCCAGTGCTGTGTTCGGAATAGCCTGGTGGTGCAGAGACCTTCGCCCGTTCGGCTGCCGATTGATTGCGCTCCGACTTCACATCAAAAAAGATGCTTTTCTGGAGATTGTGGGATCGATAGCCGCTGAGAAGACGCAGATCCACACCATCCGCAGCAGCTGATCGACGCATGGCATCGAGCGCCAGAGCCGCATCCCGATGCAACTCAATCCCTGCCTCCACTGGCACAAGGACATCAACGCCGGCCTCCGGATAGGGAAAGTGCCCAAGCAAACGCCCGTCGCCCGAGGGACGGGCATCAATCCCCTCAATCGGTGCAGAGGGACGAGTCCCATTCAGCCACTCGGGAACAAACAGCACCGTGGCAAGGGATGCGGAGAACACCAGTCCGCAGGCCAACAGGAGACCGAAACCACCGCGACGCTTCGGACTGGCCGATCGGCTACGACGCGCCACCGGAATATCGTCGCGGTTGACATCGCGGGATCTGCTGCGGCTGGCGACAGCCCGTGACACGACGTTTTTTGCAGTGTTGTTTCGATCGTAAGGGGGGGCGCCAGTGCAACCCTCACTAAGCCCTCAGCGGTGATAGCTTTTCAGTAACAATCCAGCGGAGTGAGCTGAGATGCTGAGAGTTGCCGTCGTCGGAGGTGGTCCGAGCGGATCCTGCGCAGCCGAGATTCTTGCCAAGGCTGGCATCAGCACCTGGTTGTTTGAGCGAAAACTCGACAACGCCAAGCCTTGTGGGGGCGCGATTCCCTTGTGCATGGTTGAAGAATTCGATCTGCCGGAATCAATCATCGACCGCAAGGTGCGGAACATGAAGATGATTTCCCCCTCCAACAAAGAGGTTGATATCAAGCTTGATCCCCTCGGGTATGACGACAATGCCTACATCGGGATGTGCCGCCGGGAAGTCTTCGATGCCTTCATGCGCAATCGCGCTGCTGAGCTCGGTACAACCCTGATCAACGGCCTTGTTCAAAAAATTGATACCGGCAGCGCACGTCAAGGTCCCTACACACTCCATTACGCCGACTACAGCTCCGGTGGGCCGACCGGTGAACTCAAGTCCCTTGAGGTGGATTTGATCATCGGTGCTGATGGCGCCAATTCTCGCGTCGCCAAAGCCATGGATGCTGGCGATTACAACGTGGCGATTGCATTTCAGGAACGCATCAAACTCCCTCCCGAGGAGATGACGTACTACGAGGATCTGGCCGAGATGTACGTCGGAACCGATGTGTCTCCCGATTTTTATGCGTGGGTCTTCCCCAAATACGACCATGTGGCCGTTGGAACTGGGACCATGCAACAAAATCAGTCCTTGATCAAGGGGCTGCAGAAGGGAATTCGTGAGCGGGCCCGCAAACGTCTGTTCAAAGGCGAGGTGATCAAAGTGGAAGCCCATCCGATTCCAGAACATCCCAGACCACGACGCGTCGTTGGCCGGATGGCTCTTGTGGGTGATGCCGCCGGCTATGTGACCAAGAGCTCTGGCGAGGGGATCTATTTCGCTGCAAAAAGCGGTCGTATGTGCGCCGAAGCCATCGTTGAGATTTCAGCGAACGGCAGCCGCATCCCCACAGAAAAAGAAATTAAGTCCACCTATCTCAAGCGCTGGGACAAAAAGTACGGAGCCACTTACGCCGTTCTCGACATTCTCCAGAGAATTTTCTATCGCAACGATGCGGCACGAGAAGCATTCGTGGAAATGTGTGATGACCGCGATGTGCAGAAACTCACCTTCGACAGCTATCTGTACAAGAGGGTGGTGATGATGAACCCCTGGCAACAGATCAAACTCACCCTGCGCACGTTCGGAAGTCTGCTGCGAGGTGAAGCCCTAGCTCCGGCTGGCTATGACGCCGTTCCTTCCGCCGTGGGACGCTCAGAGGGTGATTTTCTAGCCGATGAAGCCGCACAGGCCATCAAGGCTCAGGCTCACAGTGAATCAACGACTGAGCCGAACGAACGTCCGACCGTCACCACAGGCTGAATGCCACCCAGCTGAATCTGCGATCAGCGGATTCAGCTGCACGATTTCGATTTCAAGACTGAATGTTCTCGAAACGAGCCAGAACAGATGCCTGATTGCGCAGAACGCCGAGCAAGTTGAGGCGATTGCGCCTTACGGAAGGATCGTCGGCCATCACCATCACACTCTCGGCCCCATCAAAGAACTCTTCCAGGGTGCGGGCGGCACCCTCAAGTTTTTGCGCCAAGCCTTCGTAATCTCTTACCTGGGCTAGAGGACTCAGGGCTTCGAGTTCTACCAGCAGTGCGGCTTCGCTGGCGGAATCAAAGAGCGCAGCATCCACGACGCCTTCAACAGACAGCGTCGACGGAGGCAGATCACCTTTGTCGGCTAATCGGGATGCACGCTGGACAACAGCTTGAAGATTTTGCAGGCAGCCAGAATTGCGCAGATTTTTCAACAGCAACAGGCGATCTCTTGCATCCACTGGATCCTCCAGCAAGCGGTCAGTACTGACTCCATCGCCGCTGACTGCCTGAACCAAATCGATCGCAAATCCATCCTCTTCGAACTGGGACACCATCCGCTGACAGAGGAGCTGTTCAAGATCATCGGCCAGGGCTGAAGCTTCAACCTTGAAATCTGGGAAACGCTCAGCCCAGTGCATTGCAGCGGTTCTGAACAGTGACTGGAGGGGAAGTCTCCAGCCTCGGTTCCAGAGGATCTGCACAATTCCATTGCCTGCTCGCCTCAGGGCATAGGGATCAGAGGATCCCGTAGGGCGCTGACCCTTGGCAAAGATGCTCAACAGCAACTCGATCCGTTCCGCTAAGGCCAACAGGGCTCCTGCGTCACTGGTTGGAGGTGCTTCACCGGAACCAGCAGGCTGGTAATGCTCTGCTACTGCCAGAGCAACTTCACGGGCTTCTCCTTCCTCAAGAAGGTATTTGCCGCCCATCAACCCCTGAAGCTCAGGGAATTCACCCACCATCTGGCAGACCAGATCATGTTTGCAGAGATGGGCAGCGCGTTTGGCATGACTGGCAATGCTCCCCTCGAGTTGAAGCACGAGAAGAAGTTGGTTCATGACCCAGCTGATCCGTTCACTTCTGTCGAGAAGCGTGCCCAGTCCCTCCGCAAAGGTGACCCGTTCCAGGCTTTGCCGCCGTTGCTCACTGGACTGACGCCGATCCACGGTGAGGAAGAATTCGGCATCGGCCAGTCGGGCACCAAGTACGCGTTGATTCCCGCTGACAATGGTGTCTGAAGCGGACTCCAGCCCATTGCCCACTAGCAGGAATTCCGGCTTAAGCACGTTGCGGGACTGAAGCTGCAAGGGGTCTGCCTCAGCCTGCGGGTGTCTCAGCGGCACATAACGCTGATGGGCCTGCATCACCGTGACAATCACTTCCGGTGGAAGCTCAAGGAAGCGATCCTCGATTCTTCCCTGCAGCACTGCAGGGGATTCAACAAGATCAACAAGTTCCTGAAACAGAGCTTCAGGACAATCCGCTTGTCCACCACAACGCTCGGACTCAAGCGCGATCGCAGCGCGGATGGATTCAGCCCGTTGTTCACGGTTCACCATCACCCCTGCTTCGCTGAGTTGCGTCAAGAGGTCCTCGGCGGATTTCACCTCCTTCAACGGTTGTTGAAGACGATGACCACGGCTCATGCGACCGCTGGTCACCACTGGATCGGCTGCATCAAGGGTTACAGGAATGACGGCATCCCCCAGCAGGACCACAAGCCAACGAACCGGCCGACTGAAGCGCTGTTCTCCACAGCCCCAGCGCATGAATCGACGGCCCTGAAGAGCACCGATCCAACGGGGAACACATTCCCCGAGCAAAGCGGAACTGGCTTGGCCTGGAGTCTTGACCCGTGCGAATAAACAGGGGCCTTTCGGCGTGTCCTTGGGCTGAAGATCCTCTGGATCGACACCGCAGCGCTTGGCAAAACCAATGGCAGCAGGACCAGGCCGGCCATCAACCAAAGCCTGGGAGACAGGTGGACCTTTGCGGTCTTCCTCTAGATCAGGCTGCGAATCGATCAAGTCCTTCACGACCACAAGCAGCCGACGTGGCGTTCCTGTCACTGACAGCTCACCGTGCGCGAGGCGCAAATCGTTGAGATCACTGCGAATCCTCTGCTCCAATTGCCGGAGGGCCGAGGGAACGAAATCGGCGGGAAGTTCTTCAGTGCCGATCTCAAGCAGGAACGTGTTCGCCACAGCACGCAGATATCCAAGAGGCGACTGTATTGGAAGCCGCTTCGCTAGCTTCTATTGGTATCTGCAGCTCTTTGCCGGTGAGTCAGTCCAGTGTGGAATCCGCCACGGAATCAATCACTGCCAGGCTGCCGAAGGCTGAGCAACGCAAGCTTGACAGTCGTCATCTGCGCGACCCCCTGCTCGAGGAGCTTTCTAACGAACTCCCCTACTTCAGTGAAGATGCTCTTCAGTTGCTGAAATTTCACGGCAGCTACCAGCAAGACGACCGGGACAAGCGCGAAAAAGGCAAAGACAAGACCTGGCAGATGATGCTGCGGCTGCGCAGCCCCGCTGGCCGGATCCCTGCCCAGCTCTTCCTAGCCATGGATGACCTGTCCAATCGCCTGGGCGATGGCACCCTGCGAGCAACGACTCGACAGGCCTTTCAGATGCACGGCATCCCGAAAGGAGATTTGAAGGAAGTGATTGGAACCATCGTTCAAAATATGGGCTCCACCCTGGCGGCCTGTGGAGACATCAACCGCAACGTCATGGCGCCTGCTGCGCCCTATGCCAGAGGCGCTTACCCAGCGGCACGTCAATTGGCCGATGAAATTGCGGACGTTCTCAGTCCCGAGGCTGGTGAAGCCTCCTATCTCGACTTGTGGATCGATGGAGATCTCAGTTATCGCATTCGACCTTCGAGATCGGTGAAGGCGGTCCGGTCACGTCAACGCGATTCCAACATTTTTTCTGGTAGCAACGACGAGCCTCTCTATGGCGACACCTATCTCCCAAGAAAGTTCAAGGTGGCCGTGACGGTCCCTGGAGACAATTCTGTTGACCTCTTAACCCAGGACATCGGTCTTGTGGCTTTCACCGATGCCACAGGGGCCCTCATTGGCTGCAATGTCTATGTGGGAGGCGGCATGGGCCGCACCCACAACAAGGATGAGACCTTTGCGAGGGTCGCTGACCCCCTTGGTTATGTCGCAGCAAGCGAAGTGCTTGATCTGGTGCAGGCGATCCTGGCCCTGCAGCGGGATCACGGTGATCGGCAGATCCGGCGGCACGCCCGGATGAAATATCTTCTCCACGACAAAGGCGTGTCCTGGTTCAGGAACGAGCTCACGCAGAACTACTTCCGTGGTGATCTGAAGGGTCTTCGCAACGAACCGAAAGCGAAACTCAGTGATTACCTCGGTTGGCACCGACAGCAACCTGGTGTTTGGTTTGTCGGTATTCCTCTGCTCTGCGGACGGCTGGAAGGTTCATTCAAGGCTGGGCTACGCGAAATCGTTGATCGCTACCAGCTTGAACTGCGTTTAACGCCCAACCAGGACCTGCTTCTTTGCAACATCGGCAGCTCCCAGCGAAATTCCGTGCGTGACGCCCTCTCGGATCTTGGGATCCATACGCCGGAGGCACCGCCACCGCTTGCCCGTCATGCCATTGCCTGCCCTGCTTTGCCAACCTGCGGGCTTGCCATCACAGAATCCGAACGCATCCTTCCTCAGGTCCTTGAGCGTCTGGATGCCCAACTCAGCAAGCTCGAAATCGAGAAGTCCTTGCTGTTTCGCATGACCGGATGTCCCAATGGTTGTGCTCGTCCGTATATGGCTGAGCTCGCGCTTGTCGGCAGTGGTGTGAATCAGTACCAGTTGTGGCTTGGTGGAAGTGCCAACCTGCAACGTCTGGCGAAACCCTTCTTGCAACGCATGTCGCTGGATGAGCTCGAGAACACTCTGGAACCCCTCTTTGTGAGCTGGAAGGAAGCGGGTGGACGAAGAGGCTTTGGTGATCACGTGAGCCGATTGGGTGACGAACGGGTTGCCGAACTGCTCGCTTCTGCGCACTAGTTGCCATCGACGCGGCCATACCTGGCCATTGAGGCCTTTATGGTCCAAGCCCACAGCTGATCGCCATAGCTGAAGTGCCACCATTCATTGGGATGTCGGACAAATCCGGCTTCGGCCATGGCTGCATGCAACGTTGATCGGCGCTGATGCCAGAGGGCTTCAGGACTGCTGGGATTGGCACTTGCAGCAGATGCATAGTGATCTGGCAGTGACTGAGGGCCAATCGCATCAATCTCTCCCCCCATCATCAGGGATGTTCCATGCGGATCGGCCAGCGTTAGATCGATCGCTCCTCCCGTGCTGTGAGGGGGTGGCATCGAAGGGTCATCACTTGGTGGTGCCCAGAAACGCCCAACATCGCGCTGCACGTCCTCCAGCGCCAATGCCCAGTGAGGCATGGTCGGTTCAAGTCCTCGCCGCTCACATTCCTCCTTGACTGCGTGCTCCACCATGAAGGCTTGAACACTGACGGGACGCCAGGCATCAAACACAAGCAACTGAATCGGACCTAACTCGGGATCCTGATGCTGGGTGAGATGGTTTTGCACTTGAACGAGACGGGTCAACACGCCCGAGCGCACCCTGAAGGGGTCACCCAAAGGTCCGTAAGGAGCCCCAAGTTCTGCGTAGGGATGGGGTTCAAGACAGAGAAACGCCCGTCTGAGTGACTCCAGCGGTTCACCGCAATCCTTGATGGCCACATCACTCCAGGGCCGGCGCATCGTTGGCATTCAAATCACAAGAACTTTATTCACCAGATCTCCGACCTTGCGTCGCTCCATGACCTAGCGCTTTGTTGAATCGTTCAGTTCAACTGAGCAGCTGAGGTCACTCGATTGCGTTGATCATCGAGCAAGCAGCGAAGCACCGGGTGATTGTTCAGATCAGGATCATTGCGGAGAATATCGGCCGCTTCGTCTCGGGCCTCCTCCAAAACGGAGCCGTCATCCGCCAGGCTTGCCAGTGCCAGGTCTGGCAAACCAGATTGGCGGGTTCCCAACACTTGCCCGGGGCCACGGAGCCTTAGGTCCATCTCGGCGATCTCGAAACCGTCCGTGGAACGCACCAACACCTCAAGTCTCTGCCGGGCCAACGGATTGCGACTGTCGTTAATCAACAAACAGCGAGATGCCGCAGCACCCCGGCCAACGCGCCCTCGCAGTTGGTGAAGCTGGGCCAGTCCGAAACGATCAGCGTGATCAATCATCATCACGCTTGCCTCAGGAACATCCACACCAACTTCCACAACAGTGGTTGACACCAAAACCTGCGTTTCCCCGCGCGCGAAAGCCTGAATCACGGCCTGCTTCTCCGCACTCGGAAGGCGTCCATGCAGGAGCCCGACCTTGAGATCCGGAAACTCCTCCTCCTCAAGCTGACGATGCACGTCAACGGCAGACCTCAAGTCCATTTTTTCTGACTCC
The sequence above is a segment of the Synechococcus sp. PROS-7-1 genome. Coding sequences within it:
- a CDS encoding LptA/OstA family protein, coding for MVALASVGLVRSQPLPATSDDAGAMDDGLITIESDSQSADNVTGVVTASGNVRIVYPARGMVATSRQAQYFSREGRLVLSGDVDVIQEDGSTLQAERVTYNLEDERALAVPNEGGQVRSTMILRPDQPAQTPLTP
- a CDS encoding DUF309 domain-containing protein, which produces MNLSEDARFTRALELFNSGAWYEAHDAFEELWHEQVDPNRRLLQGILQIAVAHVHLERGNTRGATILLGEGIGRIKPSLPSALGLDLMALHVVASSRLYSLQNDGNPDNDPPPTLSFTNDAVGS
- the typA gene encoding translational GTPase TypA, with protein sequence MSAQQKAIRNIAIIAHVDHGKTTLVDSLLAQSGIFRDNEAVPTCVMDSNDLERERGITILSKNTAVNYNDTRINIVDTPGHADFGGEVERVLGMVDGCLLIVDANEGPMPQTRFVLKKALEQGLRPIVFVNKIDRARVDPETAVDKVLDLFIELGADDDQCDFPYLFGSGLGGFAKPDMKTDSENMRPLFDAILRHVPPPVGDPEKPLQLQITTLDYSDFLGRIIIGRVHNGRIKQGQNAALIKDDGSVKKGRISKLLGFEGLQRVEIETASAGDLVAVAGFDDVNIGETIACPDEPLALPLIKVDEPTLQMTFVVNDSPFAGQEGKFVTSRQVRDRLQRELLTNVALRVEDTDSPDRFAVSGRGELHLGILIETMRREGYEFQVSQPQVIYRTIDGTPCEPVETLVMDVPEESVGSCIEKLGTRKGEMQNMETGQDGRTQLEFVVPSRGLIGFRGEFIRATRGEGIMSHSFFEYRPMLGDFDTRRNGVLIAFEEGTATFYALKNAEDRGQFFISPGTKVYKGMIIGEYNRPQDLEINVCKTKQLTNMRSAGAEELDTLQSPVQMTLERALEYIGPDEMLEVTPESIRLRKLPSKKAAKSKR
- a CDS encoding U32 family peptidase; this encodes MAFLPELLAPAGDWDALKAAVAGGADAVYFGVESFNARLRAENFNSRDLPEIMGWLHARGVKGFLTLNVLVFTEELEQVSELLVECWMAKVDALIVQDLGLCLLAKELVPGLTLHASTQMSVTSAAGVAQAAAAGCERVVMARELTLKDLQRVQQQLKKRQLDVPLEVFVHGALCVAYSGQCLTSESLGQRSANRGECAQACRLPYQFIVDGEERDLQEQRYLLSPQDLAAWSLIPELASIGISSLKIEGRLKSATYVAAVTDVYRRALDGILEDPDSVRRQLELGFSRGLSTGWLEGIDHAALVHGRWSKKRGPSLGHLVKVHPNGWIEVQAEIEPIRGQGVVLEVAAAEGGAFQVPREVGGRIMDAVSSRPGCWRLKLGPGRVDSRGLRTGAPVWLTSDPQWHSTWSRQAGRETPPKDAALSLVVRGRIGEPLVLELEAPHCSKGQPLAVHSDRLLEPAKDHGLNRERLIAQLGRLGGTGWRLEHLRIELSESLFLPVGDLNRLRRALLQVMAEAGVVPGNPGTTHHQWPAPPKREERRQLIRNCMNRLPTDTGDQSPRLTVLVRSLDQLKGLMELGDETPIQGVVADLEQPRELKEAVSIARGCWSDGIWLTGSKVTRPDEGWTLDPLVRANPDGFLVRNADQLERLCELAPCRGDFSLNVANPLSLLWFLERWGLQRVTASCDLNLQQLLDLAENSPSDRLEIVLHQHMPLFHMEHCLFCALLSDGHDHTDCGRPCESHTVLLKDRSGVEHPLRADLGCRNTLFNGTAQTGIEAFPAMRSRGLRHFRLDLLDEDAEDAKRRVLLYGEALRGRMPSAEVWCREQIEHRLGVTRGSLRADHAQGTPSISR
- a CDS encoding D-alanyl-D-alanine carboxypeptidase family protein, which translates into the protein MSRAVASRSRSRDVNRDDIPVARRSRSASPKRRGGFGLLLACGLVFSASLATVLFVPEWLNGTRPSAPIEGIDARPSGDGRLLGHFPYPEAGVDVLVPVEAGIELHRDAALALDAMRRSAAADGVDLRLLSGYRSHNLQKSIFFDVKSERNQSAAERAKVSAPPGYSEHSTGFAVDLGDGEDPATNLSQSFENTRAFRWLQDHAASYHFTLSFPVVNPQGVSYEPWHWRFEGSSEALRAFEPARRLAAGR
- the chlP gene encoding geranylgeranyl reductase, whose translation is MLRVAVVGGGPSGSCAAEILAKAGISTWLFERKLDNAKPCGGAIPLCMVEEFDLPESIIDRKVRNMKMISPSNKEVDIKLDPLGYDDNAYIGMCRREVFDAFMRNRAAELGTTLINGLVQKIDTGSARQGPYTLHYADYSSGGPTGELKSLEVDLIIGADGANSRVAKAMDAGDYNVAIAFQERIKLPPEEMTYYEDLAEMYVGTDVSPDFYAWVFPKYDHVAVGTGTMQQNQSLIKGLQKGIRERARKRLFKGEVIKVEAHPIPEHPRPRRVVGRMALVGDAAGYVTKSSGEGIYFAAKSGRMCAEAIVEISANGSRIPTEKEIKSTYLKRWDKKYGATYAVLDILQRIFYRNDAAREAFVEMCDDRDVQKLTFDSYLYKRVVMMNPWQQIKLTLRTFGSLLRGEALAPAGYDAVPSAVGRSEGDFLADEAAQAIKAQAHSESTTEPNERPTVTTG